The Sulfurimonas lithotrophica genome includes a region encoding these proteins:
- a CDS encoding thioredoxin domain-containing protein: protein MKNKIIKYIKEFLLFIVVMIIFANIISFYKASDLNKLALDINYPYDKNKPILVHIWASWCPTCKMEASNIQSISRDYQVLTFIVKSGSDADIKKYMIENDFDFNTINDEDGFFAEKFNVSAYPTTLIYNKNQELVFSEVGYTSTLGLRLRMWYASL, encoded by the coding sequence ATGAAAAATAAAATTATAAAATACATCAAAGAATTTTTACTTTTTATAGTTGTAATGATAATATTTGCAAATATCATAAGTTTTTACAAGGCAAGCGACTTAAATAAACTAGCTTTAGACATAAACTATCCATACGATAAAAACAAGCCCATCCTTGTACATATTTGGGCTTCGTGGTGTCCTACATGTAAAATGGAAGCTTCAAATATACAATCTATCTCACGAGATTATCAGGTTTTAACCTTTATTGTAAAATCGGGCTCCGATGCAGATATAAAAAAGTATATGATAGAAAATGATTTTGATTTTAATACCATAAACGATGAGGACGGTTTTTTTGCAGAGAAGTTTAATGTAAGTGCATACCCGACTACTCTTATATACAATAAAAACCAAGAACTAGTTTTTAGTGAAGTCGGATATACAAGTACTTTAGGCTTAAGACTAAGAATGTGGTATGCTAGCCTTTAG
- a CDS encoding ion transporter: protein MYTSIKTFVDSSKFQNFIIGLIILNGITMGLETSKSFTADFGVYIGIFDILVISIFTIEILLRIYVYRLSFFKDPWSIFDFSVVVISLVPANAGFEIFRILRVLRLFRLITVVPQMRKIVSALISVIPGMISIAALMSLFFYIFAIMATQLYGEKFPEWFGTLGASFYTLFQIMTLESWSMGIVRPVMEVYPLAWVFFVPFIFIVTFVMINLIVAIVVDAMAEINKDENSHIIDEVHVSEISTNEQIFALRTEIRELKELLKSKG, encoded by the coding sequence ATGTACACAAGTATTAAAACTTTTGTTGATAGTTCAAAGTTTCAAAACTTTATAATTGGTTTAATAATACTTAACGGTATAACAATGGGGCTGGAAACTTCAAAAAGTTTTACTGCAGATTTTGGCGTTTATATAGGAATATTTGATATATTGGTAATATCTATATTTACAATAGAGATATTACTCCGTATCTATGTTTACAGACTTTCTTTTTTCAAAGATCCTTGGAGTATATTTGATTTTTCAGTAGTCGTAATCTCTCTAGTACCTGCAAATGCCGGTTTTGAGATATTTAGAATACTAAGGGTTCTAAGGCTTTTTAGACTTATAACCGTAGTACCTCAGATGCGTAAAATTGTTTCTGCACTTATAAGTGTGATTCCCGGTATGATATCGATAGCAGCACTTATGAGTCTGTTCTTTTATATATTTGCGATTATGGCTACACAGCTTTACGGTGAGAAGTTTCCTGAATGGTTTGGAACACTTGGCGCTTCGTTTTATACTCTGTTTCAAATTATGACACTAGAATCTTGGTCTATGGGAATAGTGCGTCCCGTTATGGAAGTTTATCCTCTTGCATGGGTGTTTTTTGTTCCGTTTATATTTATAGTGACATTTGTAATGATTAACTTAATAGTAGCTATAGTCGTAGATGCAATGGCTGAGATAAATAAGGATGAAAACTCACATATTATAGATGAAGTTCATGTTAGTGAGATAAGTACAAATGAACAAATATTTGCACTTAGAACAGAAATTAGAGAGTTAAAAGAATTATTGAAATCTAAAGGCTAG
- a CDS encoding molybdopterin-dependent oxidoreductase gives MYLQSRRTFLKGAAFSVAGAAIAKGVFTTDAIAESVNDSKFTNTPDSLSFYPPMEEWGSFSELSGEDWKRGGIDRHGVKSDSNPNGIEAYDYAIIPTACSNCEASCGLTAWIDKKTFTVKKYMGNPLHPASRGRNCAKGYATQSQMYDPDRIAFPLKRAPGSARGEGKWVRTTWDEAMTTIGKKMGDTLAKGDELSKKTVMFHVGRPNENGFTGKVWHTLGCDAFNSHTNICSSGGRTPTIQWANDDRSSPDWANAKLIFLNSSHAADAGHYFQQSASFIADARAKGAKLVVMDPRMSNSAGMADMWIAAWPGTEPLIYLYLAQRILNEGKVDKAFVKKWLNWEVMMDNKDYLKFMVEKGYIKEAPKKNTFDAFLDTITEMYQPYTLEHVSKETHVPAYKLEQLYDMFIWAGTSVSTYFWRATAAGNRGGWMSGRTGFLPLALRGAIGPEGGTFFHHFHVISVAGKGGSATVGQGKRGSNIPKVDVYNELTWPPEWPLSTYELSFLLPHLLADTEWQKKWQDKGLNVPEKLSVWIPRMYNPVWINPDGFRWIDTIKDENKMELTFNLSPVWSETNWYVDYVLPVGLAGERHDQHSEATMPARWTSFRQPVMRVALEKAGWKPNNPARATLEAHIKAGLGEVWEENEFWFDMCVNYIDPTGKLGIKKMWESKKNPGKPVTIAEWYDAAFGDNLPNLKATATSDERYKNSEYPVYEYMRDHGAWMEENKIYSAQEKEIKETSTHYISHGHKYEKKHVHTDKRTGVMTAESHGKKKSIGIEIDGKKMEGFATLDKKLDFFCEWLADDWKWPEYAIPFYPRTPKEKKEMKHIVSHVDHSYMTEKNSYALNTVFRLPYNIHTRSANSKHLMEISQNHDPIWISTPDAKRQGFKRGDAIRVRIVDSVTGLESGYFVAMAVPTEGVLPGTLACSHHGGRWKLVNSVTIPNGVTDGKVDSQPIKRDMTDPKFMAHSPKNAGSAAGQIKIEDYDGTSGLNSFGVPTAELSMDGKEGKLKYTKGITPFHSERFADYNRDSGNIWWDGLSGSWQNAVAAAHPDPISGMHCWHQKVILEPSQPGDKIGDIHVNYENNFKIYQGWRDDLTRPLNEKDTLRRPQHIKRPWVPLSDKAYKVKIKG, from the coding sequence ATGTATTTACAAAGTAGAAGAACATTTTTAAAAGGCGCTGCATTTTCTGTTGCAGGTGCTGCGATTGCAAAAGGTGTATTTACGACAGATGCAATTGCCGAGTCTGTAAATGACTCAAAGTTTACAAACACTCCGGATTCATTATCTTTTTATCCGCCTATGGAAGAATGGGGTAGTTTTTCAGAGTTGAGCGGTGAAGATTGGAAACGCGGAGGAATTGACCGTCACGGTGTGAAAAGTGATTCAAATCCTAATGGTATTGAGGCTTATGATTATGCAATTATACCGACTGCATGTTCAAACTGCGAGGCATCTTGTGGTTTAACCGCTTGGATTGATAAAAAGACTTTTACCGTTAAAAAGTATATGGGTAATCCTCTACATCCTGCTTCTCGTGGACGTAACTGTGCAAAAGGTTATGCTACACAAAGCCAAATGTATGATCCCGATCGTATAGCATTCCCACTTAAACGTGCGCCTGGTTCTGCTCGTGGTGAGGGTAAATGGGTACGTACTACTTGGGATGAGGCTATGACTACTATCGGTAAAAAGATGGGAGATACTTTAGCTAAAGGTGACGAGTTATCTAAAAAAACTGTAATGTTTCATGTTGGTCGTCCAAACGAGAATGGTTTTACCGGTAAAGTATGGCATACACTAGGTTGTGATGCATTTAACTCACATACGAATATCTGTTCATCAGGTGGTCGTACACCGACTATCCAATGGGCTAACGATGATAGAAGTTCACCGGATTGGGCTAATGCCAAGCTTATATTCCTAAACTCTTCTCACGCAGCAGATGCAGGTCACTATTTCCAACAATCTGCTTCATTTATTGCAGATGCAAGAGCTAAGGGTGCAAAACTTGTAGTTATGGATCCACGTATGTCTAACTCTGCCGGTATGGCTGATATGTGGATTGCTGCATGGCCAGGAACTGAACCTTTAATTTATTTATATCTTGCTCAAAGAATTTTAAATGAGGGTAAAGTTGATAAAGCATTTGTTAAAAAGTGGCTAAACTGGGAAGTTATGATGGACAATAAAGACTACCTAAAATTCATGGTAGAGAAAGGTTATATAAAAGAGGCTCCTAAGAAAAATACTTTTGATGCATTCCTAGATACTATTACTGAGATGTATCAACCATATACACTAGAGCATGTATCTAAAGAGACTCATGTTCCTGCATATAAATTAGAACAGTTATACGATATGTTCATCTGGGCTGGTACATCAGTATCAACATACTTCTGGCGTGCAACAGCTGCGGGTAACCGTGGTGGTTGGATGAGTGGTCGTACAGGTTTCTTACCATTGGCACTTCGTGGAGCTATAGGACCTGAGGGTGGTACATTCTTCCACCACTTCCATGTTATATCTGTAGCCGGTAAAGGTGGTTCTGCAACAGTTGGACAAGGTAAACGTGGTTCAAATATTCCTAAAGTAGATGTATATAACGAACTTACTTGGCCGCCTGAATGGCCACTGTCAACTTATGAGTTGTCATTTCTCTTACCGCATCTTTTAGCAGATACAGAGTGGCAGAAAAAGTGGCAAGATAAGGGTCTTAATGTTCCTGAAAAGCTCTCAGTTTGGATTCCTCGTATGTATAATCCTGTATGGATTAATCCGGATGGTTTCAGATGGATTGATACTATTAAAGATGAAAATAAAATGGAGCTTACCTTCAACCTTTCACCTGTATGGTCTGAGACTAACTGGTATGTTGATTATGTATTACCTGTTGGTTTAGCCGGTGAGAGACATGATCAACACTCTGAGGCTACTATGCCTGCTCGTTGGACTAGTTTCCGTCAGCCTGTAATGCGTGTAGCGTTAGAGAAAGCTGGATGGAAGCCAAATAACCCTGCTCGTGCAACTCTTGAAGCTCATATCAAAGCCGGTCTTGGTGAAGTTTGGGAAGAGAACGAGTTCTGGTTTGATATGTGTGTTAACTATATTGATCCAACCGGAAAACTCGGTATCAAAAAAATGTGGGAGTCTAAAAAGAACCCTGGTAAACCTGTTACAATCGCTGAATGGTACGATGCGGCATTTGGTGACAACTTACCAAATCTTAAAGCTACTGCTACATCGGATGAGCGTTATAAAAATTCTGAATATCCTGTATATGAGTATATGCGTGATCACGGTGCTTGGATGGAAGAAAACAAAATCTATTCTGCACAAGAAAAAGAGATTAAAGAAACTAGTACACACTATATCTCTCACGGTCATAAATATGAGAAAAAACATGTACATACAGACAAACGCACAGGTGTAATGACAGCTGAATCTCATGGTAAGAAAAAATCTATCGGTATTGAGATAGACGGTAAGAAAATGGAAGGTTTTGCAACATTAGATAAAAAACTTGACTTCTTCTGTGAGTGGTTAGCTGATGATTGGAAATGGCCTGAATATGCAATTCCGTTCTACCCAAGAACTCCAAAAGAGAAAAAAGAGATGAAACATATCGTTTCTCATGTAGATCACTCTTATATGACTGAAAAGAACTCGTATGCGTTAAATACTGTATTTAGATTACCGTATAACATCCATACACGTTCTGCTAACTCTAAACACTTAATGGAGATTTCACAAAACCATGATCCGATTTGGATATCAACTCCTGATGCAAAACGTCAAGGATTTAAGCGCGGTGATGCTATCCGTGTAAGAATCGTGGATTCTGTTACAGGATTAGAATCCGGTTACTTTGTAGCTATGGCAGTTCCAACAGAGGGTGTACTTCCTGGTACTCTAGCTTGTTCACACCACGGTGGTAGATGGAAGCTAGTTAATTCTGTAACTATTCCAAACGGTGTAACTGACGGTAAAGTTGATTCTCAGCCTATTAAACGTGATATGACCGATCCTAAATTTATGGCTCACTCACCTAAAAATGCAGGTAGTGCAGCCGGACAAATTAAAATCGAAGATTATGACGGTACAAGCGGTCTTAACAGCTTTGGTGTACCTACTGCCGAGTTATCTATGGATGGTAAAGAGGGTAAACTTAAATATACTAAGGGTATTACACCTTTTCATTCTGAGAGATTTGCAGATTACAACCGTGACAGCGGAAATATCTGGTGGGATGGTTTAAGTGGTTCATGGCAAAATGCAGTTGCGGCTGCTCACCCTGATCCAATTTCAGGTATGCATTGTTGGCACCAAAAAGTTATCCTTGAACCGTCTCAGCCTGGAGATAAAATAGGTGATATTCATGTAAACTATGAAAATAACTTCAAAATTTACCAAGGATGGAGAGATGATTTAACTCGTCCTTTAAATGAAAAAGATACACTACGTCGTCCACAACATATTAAACGTCCGTGGGTACCTTTATCTGACAAAGCTTACAAAGTAAAAATCAAAGGCTAG
- the nrfD gene encoding NrfD/PsrC family molybdoenzyme membrane anchor subunit: protein MAAHEILAATNAVVTLDVAIPGTVWPWLVTVNMWAKSIGTGVIFMLFLLLRKHPESAKNLRFSTTVVSIIFIHIFLLFTLADLHQPFRMWHIFFYPHVTSAITIGAWMATIFVGLLFLLAFFAFKKDDAKYDKLLIPVVILAIPVTMYTAALMSQCTARELWQMPTETAQMILAALLSGSAAMILLGGNKLDEKAQRTLGVVLGLSAFMSFVMYMAEYIFGPMKAEEVAAVLEYIKGDGPYTVMFWLGQWIAYLIPMGLILLARTNNSASILKLAAILAIAGLWVVKHVWLMIPQLLPMS, encoded by the coding sequence ATGGCAGCACATGAAATTTTAGCAGCTACAAATGCTGTGGTTACTTTAGATGTAGCAATTCCCGGTACTGTATGGCCATGGCTGGTTACGGTTAATATGTGGGCAAAATCTATAGGTACGGGTGTTATTTTTATGCTTTTCTTATTACTTAGAAAACATCCGGAATCGGCTAAAAATTTAAGATTTTCTACTACTGTAGTATCGATTATATTTATTCATATCTTTTTATTGTTTACATTGGCAGATTTACATCAGCCTTTTAGAATGTGGCATATCTTTTTCTATCCACATGTAACATCGGCTATTACTATCGGTGCATGGATGGCTACTATTTTTGTCGGTTTATTATTTTTGCTTGCATTTTTTGCTTTCAAAAAAGATGATGCAAAATATGATAAGTTATTAATTCCTGTAGTTATTTTAGCTATCCCGGTAACTATGTATACGGCAGCTCTAATGAGTCAATGTACTGCGCGTGAATTATGGCAGATGCCGACTGAAACTGCTCAGATGATTTTAGCAGCTTTATTATCCGGTTCTGCAGCTATGATTTTACTTGGCGGTAACAAATTAGATGAAAAAGCTCAAAGGACATTAGGCGTAGTTCTTGGATTAAGTGCATTTATGTCATTTGTTATGTATATGGCTGAATATATCTTTGGTCCAATGAAAGCCGAAGAAGTTGCTGCAGTACTTGAGTACATCAAAGGTGACGGTCCATATACGGTTATGTTCTGGTTGGGTCAATGGATAGCTTATCTAATCCCGATGGGTCTTATTCTATTAGCTAGAACTAACAATAGTGCTAGTATTTTAAAACTTGCTGCAATTTTAGCAATAGCAGGTCTGTGGGTAGTTAAACATGTTTGGTTAATGATTCCACAATTATTACCGATGAGTTAA
- a CDS encoding 4Fe-4S dicluster domain-containing protein encodes MQLGFLVDLHLCMGCKGCEIACKVENEVPLSTWRLRVKYVDVGTFPETKRTFTPLRCNHCENAPCERICPVSALHYLENGIVNIDKERCIGCAGCVMACPYGAIYIDPQTQTADKCTYCAHRVASSMMPACVVACPVQANIFGDLDDPTSNISQYIGKNQSNVQVRKPEKGTNPHHYYTSGGNVNLNPLASHRVEGHSLFNKITTLPVGGHH; translated from the coding sequence ATGCAATTAGGCTTCCTGGTTGACTTACATCTTTGTATGGGATGTAAGGGCTGTGAAATCGCATGTAAAGTGGAAAATGAAGTTCCGCTTAGTACATGGAGACTTCGTGTTAAATATGTAGATGTGGGAACTTTCCCTGAGACAAAGAGAACTTTTACGCCTCTTAGATGTAACCACTGTGAAAATGCTCCTTGTGAGAGGATCTGTCCGGTATCTGCACTTCATTATCTTGAAAACGGTATTGTAAACATTGATAAGGAACGCTGTATCGGTTGTGCCGGTTGTGTTATGGCTTGTCCTTACGGTGCTATCTATATAGACCCTCAAACACAAACTGCCGATAAATGTACATATTGTGCTCACCGTGTAGCTTCATCTATGATGCCTGCATGTGTTGTAGCGTGTCCTGTTCAAGCTAATATTTTCGGTGACTTAGATGATCCGACATCAAATATCTCTCAATACATCGGTAAAAACCAAAGTAATGTACAAGTTAGAAAACCTGAAAAAGGAACTAACCCTCATCACTATTATACAAGTGGAGGAAATGTTAACTTAAATCCTTTAGCATCTCATAGAGTTGAAGGTCATTCTTTATTTAATAAAATAACAACATTACCGGTAGGAGGGCACCACTAA
- a CDS encoding DUF2231 domain-containing protein produces MLHPAMAHFAVSLPIISLILGAAYLYKPTELMSKISTRFFVFAAIFLVAAFFSGKHDGGEVYMFISGEGQKLLVQHKNLGIFLAITMGIAALVKFYGCKKKNFKIEIFSIILVAIVAGGVLYQGKMGGELTYTYGAHVEKHSDGMDCLDDPEEFIVQDD; encoded by the coding sequence ATGTTACATCCGGCTATGGCACATTTTGCAGTTTCACTACCTATAATTTCACTTATATTAGGTGCTGCATACCTATATAAACCTACTGAACTTATGTCTAAGATATCAACAAGATTTTTTGTTTTTGCAGCTATTTTTTTAGTAGCTGCCTTTTTTAGCGGAAAACATGACGGCGGTGAAGTCTATATGTTTATCTCAGGTGAAGGTCAAAAACTTTTAGTTCAGCATAAAAACTTAGGAATATTTTTAGCTATAACTATGGGTATAGCTGCATTAGTTAAGTTTTACGGCTGTAAAAAGAAAAACTTCAAGATAGAGATATTTTCAATTATACTTGTTGCAATAGTGGCAGGCGGTGTTCTTTACCAAGGTAAAATGGGTGGCGAACTTACATATACTTACGGAGCTCATGTTGAAAAACATTCGGATGGTATGGATTGTTTAGATGATCCTGAAGAGTTTATAGTTCAAGACGATTAG
- the hisD gene encoding histidinol dehydrogenase: protein MIFTNSTSNSFELEFEELLSRGKMDIANVSGIVGNIIKEIKKDKNKALFEHIAKFDKWEPKEDEDLKISAESMLHAYNNIDGELRDALHLSYDRIKTYHEKQKPKSWFDDEPNGTILGQRVTPVDSAGLYIPGGKAAYPSSLLMNVIPAQVAGVENIVVCTPTPDNEPNELLLAACHLCGVSEVYKVGGASAIAAMAYGTENIPKVDVITGPGNIFVATAKKMVFGDVNIDMIAGPSEIGILADESANPNHLAVDLLSQAEHDEMASSILITPSQNLANTVKIKIEDWLKKLPRQEIARKSIEMRGAIIVTRDMDEAIDLMNQIAPEHLEIATNNAFELLASIKHAGAIFLGHYTPEAIGDYMAGPNHTLPTGGTAKFYSPLGVENFMKKTSIISFSKKAINEIGEECALIANTEGLTAHEQSVRVRLEK, encoded by the coding sequence ATGATTTTTACAAACTCAACAAGTAATAGTTTTGAATTAGAGTTTGAAGAACTTCTAAGTCGCGGTAAAATGGATATTGCCAATGTAAGTGGGATTGTCGGTAATATTATTAAAGAGATTAAAAAAGATAAAAATAAAGCTTTATTTGAACATATTGCAAAATTCGATAAATGGGAACCTAAAGAAGATGAAGACTTAAAAATATCGGCGGAATCTATGCTACATGCCTATAATAATATAGATGGCGAGTTAAGAGATGCCCTTCATTTGTCATATGATAGAATTAAAACATATCACGAGAAACAAAAGCCAAAATCATGGTTTGACGATGAACCAAACGGGACTATATTAGGTCAAAGAGTAACGCCAGTTGATAGTGCAGGGCTTTATATCCCCGGTGGAAAAGCTGCATATCCGTCTTCACTCTTGATGAACGTTATTCCTGCACAAGTTGCAGGAGTTGAAAATATAGTTGTTTGTACGCCTACACCTGATAATGAACCAAATGAACTTCTTTTGGCGGCATGTCATCTTTGTGGCGTTAGTGAAGTTTATAAAGTCGGTGGAGCTTCTGCAATTGCAGCTATGGCTTATGGGACTGAAAACATTCCTAAAGTTGATGTAATTACGGGTCCGGGAAATATTTTTGTTGCAACTGCAAAAAAAATGGTTTTTGGTGATGTAAATATAGATATGATAGCAGGACCGAGTGAGATAGGAATATTAGCCGATGAGAGTGCAAACCCTAACCATTTGGCGGTTGATTTACTCTCTCAGGCAGAACATGATGAGATGGCTAGTTCAATTTTGATAACACCGTCTCAAAACTTGGCAAATACCGTAAAAATAAAAATAGAAGACTGGTTAAAAAAACTACCTCGTCAAGAGATAGCTAGAAAGTCTATAGAGATGCGCGGTGCTATTATAGTTACTCGTGATATGGATGAAGCAATTGATTTAATGAACCAAATAGCACCTGAGCACTTGGAAATAGCTACAAATAATGCGTTCGAATTACTTGCATCTATTAAACATGCTGGTGCTATATTTTTAGGTCACTATACTCCGGAAGCCATAGGTGATTATATGGCTGGACCAAACCATACTTTACCGACAGGCGGTACGGCTAAGTTTTATTCACCTCTTGGAGTTGAGAACTTTATGAAAAAAACTTCGATAATCTCATTTAGTAAAAAAGCTATCAACGAGATTGGAGAGGAGTGTGCACTCATAGCAAATACTGAAGGCTTAACGGCACATGAACAATCTGTCAGAGTGAGGCTTGAAAAATAA
- a CDS encoding thioredoxin family protein yields the protein MRNILVILLFSVVTLFATGVKWENDYHSALEKAKKQNKPVLFISSRHTCKYCVVLDETTLRDARVVEELNKDFISVVSYSDERDYMPRELWRPGTPAIWFLLPSGEPMFEPVMGAIDANNFLKALDIVKKEFKTRQKKDNNDFYKLNK from the coding sequence ATGCGTAATATTTTAGTAATCTTGTTATTTAGTGTAGTTACACTATTTGCAACAGGTGTTAAATGGGAGAATGATTATCACAGTGCTTTAGAAAAAGCAAAAAAACAAAATAAGCCCGTTTTATTTATAAGTTCGCGTCATACATGTAAATATTGTGTAGTACTAGATGAAACAACATTAAGGGATGCCAGAGTAGTTGAAGAACTAAATAAAGATTTTATCTCCGTTGTATCTTATTCAGACGAGAGAGACTATATGCCGCGTGAACTTTGGAGACCCGGTACTCCGGCTATTTGGTTTTTGCTACCATCTGGTGAGCCTATGTTTGAACCTGTGATGGGTGCTATAGATGCAAACAACTTTTTAAAAGCATTAGATATCGTAAAAAAAGAATTTAAAACAAGACAGAAAAAGGACAATAATGATTTTTACAAACTCAACAAGTAA
- a CDS encoding shikimate kinase — translation MKNIILIGFMGVGKGSVAREVIKHSEYIAIDTDDMIESMENKKIKKIFQEDGEKHFRALEKKVAHWLQTSVKNTLISTGGGFYKQKNIKDIGLIVLLDSPFENIIKRIKEHPNAVKKIKKRPLLNDMKLAEELYDERRPEYLEMADIVIDVTNKSAYDCAKELLRKVKKHA, via the coding sequence GTGAAGAACATTATACTTATAGGTTTTATGGGTGTCGGAAAAGGCAGTGTAGCTCGTGAAGTAATTAAACACTCAGAATATATAGCTATAGATACCGACGATATGATAGAATCTATGGAAAATAAAAAAATAAAAAAAATTTTTCAAGAAGACGGAGAGAAACACTTTAGAGCTTTAGAAAAAAAAGTAGCACATTGGTTGCAAACAAGTGTAAAAAATACATTGATATCGACAGGTGGCGGTTTCTATAAGCAAAAAAATATTAAAGATATCGGGTTGATAGTTCTTCTTGACAGTCCTTTTGAAAATATTATCAAAAGGATTAAAGAGCATCCAAATGCCGTAAAAAAAATAAAGAAAAGACCGCTTTTAAATGATATGAAATTGGCTGAAGAATTATATGACGAACGTCGTCCTGAGTATTTGGAAATGGCTGATATTGTTATCGATGTAACGAATAAAAGTGCTTATGATTGTGCAAAAGAACTTCTTAGAAAGGTAAAAAAACATGCGTAA
- a CDS encoding hemerythrin domain-containing protein — MASIKEYLTNDHRRCDDIFASMEEKANESLSAAKDITQEFIDATERHFQMEERVMFAEFEQKTGMTQGPTAMMRQEHTQMRSLMQQMIDAIEADDKDKFFGLTETLMILLQQHNMKEEQMLYTMAQQHLSADADRIVDMMDSIVPE; from the coding sequence ATGGCTTCAATAAAAGAATATTTAACAAACGATCACCGTAGATGCGATGATATATTTGCTTCTATGGAAGAAAAAGCAAACGAATCCTTATCTGCTGCTAAAGATATTACACAAGAATTTATAGATGCAACAGAGAGACATTTCCAAATGGAAGAACGTGTTATGTTTGCAGAGTTTGAGCAAAAGACAGGTATGACTCAAGGTCCTACTGCGATGATGAGACAAGAACATACTCAGATGCGCTCACTAATGCAACAAATGATAGATGCCATAGAAGCGGATGATAAGGATAAGTTTTTCGGTTTGACTGAAACGCTGATGATACTTCTGCAACAACATAATATGAAAGAGGAACAAATGTTATATACTATGGCGCAACAGCATTTAAGTGCAGATGCCGATAGAATAGTTGATATGATGGATTCAATAGTACCAGAGTAA